In the Candidatus Eisenbacteria bacterium genome, GAACCCTCCGGTCCGCAAGGGCGGGCGGTTCTGGTACTGATCCGGGTCAGGGCGAGTGCCGGGACGGTACATTGCGGTCGAGGGCGTCATCGGAGTCGGAAAAACAAGCCTGGCGAAACTTCTGTCCGAGCGTCTCCACGCCAAGTTGATCCTCGAGGAGCCGGAGGGAAACCCGTTCCTCGAGGATTTCTACAAAGATCCCCGGCGGTACGCCTTCCAGACCCAGATGTTCTTTCTCGTGAATCGGTACCAGGAGTTGAAGCAGAGAACGCAGCCCGATCTCTTTCACGAAGGAATCGTGAGCGACTATATGTTTCAGAAGGACCGGATTTTCGCGAATATCAACCTGAGCGATCGGGAGCTTCATATCTACAACCAGATCGCGCCGCTTTTGGAGCGGGATCTCGCGCCGCCGGACCTCGTCGTCTACCTGCAGGCGGGTTCCGATGTCCTCCTGGAGCGCATCCACCAGCGGGGTCGCGGGTATGAGCGGCTGATGGAACCCAAGTACATCGGGACCCTCGTCGAGGCGTACAATTACTTCTTCTTCCATTTTCGCGAGGCGCCGCTCCTCGTCGTGAACACGAATGAGATGAATTTCGTGCATCGGAGGCAGGATTTGGAGGACCTGATCGCCCGCATCGAGACCCACCGGGACGGGATTGCTTACGTGAGCCCAAGCTCGAGCGCGGAGGAGAGATCGTGACGACCGATCCTCGGATCACACGCCCGAAGGTCACCGTTCGCACGATCCGTGACATGAAGACGCAGCGTGTGCGGATCGTTTCCGTGACGGCGTACGATTACCCCAGCGCGCGGCTCGCCGACGAGGCGGGCGTCGACCTGATCCTGGTCGGCGACTCGGTCGGGATGGTCGTCCTGGGATACGAATCGACGATCCCGGTGACCTTGAGCGAGATGGCACATCACCTGAAGGCGGTCCTGCGCGCCCAGCCGCGGGCCCTCGTGGTGGCGGATCTGCCGTTTCTCAGCTTCCAGACGGGCCCCGAGGACGCCGTGCGGAACAGTGGACGCTTGATGAAACGGGGCGCCGAAGCCGTAAAGCTCGAGGGAGGGAGGCGGATGTTGCCGCAGATCCAGGCGATCCTTGCCGCCGACATCCCGGTGATGGGGCATCTCGGCCTCACCCCCCAGTCGGTGCATCAGTTCGGCGGGTACCGGGTGCAAGGACGGGACCCCGCCGCGGCTGACACCCTCCGGAACGATGCGATCGCGCTCGAGCGCGCCGGGTGTTTCGCCGTCGTCCTGGAGGGCGTGCCCCTCGAGCTCGGCAGGGAGATCACCGGGAGCCTGCAGATCCCCACGATCGGCATCGGCGCCGGCGTCCACTGCGACGGTCAGGTGCTCGTGCTCCATGACCTGGTTGGGTTGAGCTTTGGGAAGCCCGCCCGATTCGTGCGGCGCTACGCCGAAGCGGGGGAAACGATCCGGAACGCGATCTCGGCCTTTCGCGAGGACGTGCGGGCAGGTCGGTATCCCTCGGACGAGGAGAGCTACGCCGCGGCGCCGGAGAGACCCGAAACGAAGCCGTGCGGATCGTAACCCGCGGGGCCGACCTGCGCGCGCTCTCCCGTCGCGCGCGCCAGAGCGGTATGAGCGTGGGTTTCGTCCCGACCATGGGCTATCTTCATGAAGGTCATCTCGCCCTGATCCGGCGGGCCCGAAGCGAGCATCACCGAATCGCGGTCTCCGTATTCGTGAACCCGCTCCAGTTCGGGCCGAAGGAGGACTTCGGCCGATATCCCCGAGACGAGGTCCGCGACGTTCGCCTGTGTCGCGACGCGGGCTGCGACTGGTTCTTTCTGCCTCGCGTTCGCGCGCTCTATCCCCCCGGCTTCTCGACCACCGTCGCCCCCGGGCCGCTCGCGGCGCTTTGGGAAGGGGTGGAACGGCCCGGGCACTTCCGCGGCGTCGCGACGATCGTGCTGAAGCTGCTGAATCTGGTGGAACCGGACATGCTCTATCTCGGGCAGAAGGACATCCAGCAGGCGCGCATCGTCCAGAGCATGGTGCGCGATCTCGACCTCTCGACCCGCGTCACCATTTGTCCCACCGTGCGCGAACGGGACGGGCTCGCGCTCTCCTCACGGAACGTCTATTTGGGCCCCGCGGAGCGCCTACGCGCGACGGGGATGATCCGGGCGATGCGTGAGGGTCGCGCCCTGGCGCGCTCCGGGACCCACGACGCGCGTCCGATTCTCACGCGCGTCCGTCGGACGCTGCGCCGCGAGGCGCGTCCCGACTCGGTCGATTACCTCGCTTTGGTGGATCCCGTGACGCTGGAACCCATTCCCAAGCTCGAGCGGGGCGGGGGATTCCTCATCGGGGCCATCCGGATCGGCAAGACCCGGCTCATCGACAACCTCTTCGTGAGGCCGCCCCTCCGTCGCGCGGGGGGCGCGTGAGCGCGCGCCCCCGCTTCGCGGCGGTGGTTCTCGCCGCGGGTCTCGGCAAGCGGATGAATTCGGATCTTCCCAAGGTGTTGCATCCCGCCCTGGGGCGGCCGCTTCTCCTCCACGTGCTCGAGCAGCTCGATCCCCTGGGTCCCCAGCTCACGGTCGTGGTCGTCGGACATCGAGCCCCGCTCGTGCGCGAGGCCCTCGCAGGACGCCAGGTGCTCTTCGCGGAGCAGGTCCCGCAGCTTGGGACCGGCCACGCGGTCCAGATGGCGTGGCCCACTCTCGAATCGGGGCCGGACACGCTCCTCGTGCTTGCCGGCGATATGCCGCTGATCCGGACGGCGACGCTCCGGCGGCTCCTCGAGCGCCACCGGCGCGAGGGAAACGCGGTAACGTTTCTCTCGGGTGTGCTCCAGGATGCTTCCGGGTACGGGCGGGTCATTCGCGACGGCAGGGGAGACTTCGTGAAAATCGTCGAGGAGCGGGATGCCACGCCCGAGGAGCGCGCGGTCTCGGAAGTGAACTCGGGGATCTATTCCTTCTCCCGGGAGCCGCTCCGGGAAGCCCTCGGATTCCTCCGCGCCGACAACCGCCAACAGGAGTATTATCTGACCGACACGCTGTCCTTCATCAGGGACCGGGGGGGTAGGATCGGGGTGGAGCGGGCGTCCGATTCCCGAGAGCTCCTGGGGGTGAACGATCCCGGGCAGCTCGCGGTGGTCGAAGAGGCGTTGCGCGCGTGGAGCGCCTCCTAGCGTGGACGTGCTCTGGGCTGGGTGGCGAATGGCCTATATCAAGAAGTCGGGCGCGGAAGGCGCCTCCAAGCGGCCCTGCCTTTTTTGTGCGATGGCACGGCTCAGGCCCGGGAAGCGAAATCTGATCCTAGCGAGGACGCCCCGGGTGCTCGCGATGCTGAATCGGTATCCCTATAACGTGGGGCACATCATGGTCGCGACGCGACGGCACGCGGCCTCTTTCTCCGACGTGACGGACGAGGAGGCGCTCGAGCTGACGGAATGGCTGGGGCGGGTGGAGGTCGCCCTGACGCGCGAGTACAAGCCGCACGGCTTCAACGTCGGGCTCAACCTCGGCCGCGTTGCGGGAGCCGGGGTTCTGGGACACCTTCACTGGCACGTCGTGCCCCGGTGGAACGGCGACACGAACTTCATGCCGATGACGGCGCGCACCAAGGTGCTGCCCGAAGCGTTGGACCGGACGTACGAGCGCGTCTCGAAGGCGCTCGCCGCGATGGATCGGCGGCCTGGAAAGCGCTCGCGGCGCTGACGCGATCGAGGGACCGCCGTGTCCAAGAAGTCGCGCAACGAGTCGCCGGTTCTCGATTGGGTGCTGGGGCTCTTGTTCCTCCTGATCGCGGCGCTCGCGATGTCGGCGGCGGTTCGGGTCGGACCCCAGGCCGTCGTGAAGCCGAAGCAGCCGATCCGGATCCAGCTCTGGAACGGGAGCGGCCGGGCAGGCCTCGCCGCCGAGCTGGCGTCCTATCTGAGAGACGGCGGGTTCGATGTCTTGGAGGTGGCAAACGCGGATCGCTCGGACTATCGGGCGACGCTGGTGGTCAACCGGGGCGATAACCCCGACCCGGCGAGAGTCGTGGCCGAGTACCTGGGCACGAGCCACGTGATCCAACAGGTAGGGTCCCAGGAAATGATCGACGTCACGGTCATCGTTGGCCGCGACGCGCGGCGGTGGACCCAGCCGCACTAACCAAGGCGGTGCCTGCCTGAGCGGGCGGGCCCGGAGAGGTGACGAGTAACCCTATGTTCAATATCGGGCCGCAGGAAATGTTCATCCTCTTCCTGATCATCATCCTGCTCTTCGGAGCGAAGCGCATCCCGGAGATTGGCAGGTCGATTGGAAGGGGGATTCAGGAGTTCAAGAAGGGCATGCGTGACGTCGAGTCGGAGATCAATCAGCCCGACAAGCCGGAGCCGCCCAAGCCGCACGCGCTCGAGGAACCGAAGAAGCCGTCGTAGGGAG is a window encoding:
- a CDS encoding deoxynucleoside kinase, which translates into the protein MPGRYIAVEGVIGVGKTSLAKLLSERLHAKLILEEPEGNPFLEDFYKDPRRYAFQTQMFFLVNRYQELKQRTQPDLFHEGIVSDYMFQKDRIFANINLSDRELHIYNQIAPLLERDLAPPDLVVYLQAGSDVLLERIHQRGRGYERLMEPKYIGTLVEAYNYFFFHFREAPLLVVNTNEMNFVHRRQDLEDLIARIETHRDGIAYVSPSSSAEERS
- the panB gene encoding 3-methyl-2-oxobutanoate hydroxymethyltransferase, producing MKTQRVRIVSVTAYDYPSARLADEAGVDLILVGDSVGMVVLGYESTIPVTLSEMAHHLKAVLRAQPRALVVADLPFLSFQTGPEDAVRNSGRLMKRGAEAVKLEGGRRMLPQIQAILAADIPVMGHLGLTPQSVHQFGGYRVQGRDPAAADTLRNDAIALERAGCFAVVLEGVPLELGREITGSLQIPTIGIGAGVHCDGQVLVLHDLVGLSFGKPARFVRRYAEAGETIRNAISAFREDVRAGRYPSDEESYAAAPERPETKPCGS
- a CDS encoding pantoate--beta-alanine ligase, translated to MRIVTRGADLRALSRRARQSGMSVGFVPTMGYLHEGHLALIRRARSEHHRIAVSVFVNPLQFGPKEDFGRYPRDEVRDVRLCRDAGCDWFFLPRVRALYPPGFSTTVAPGPLAALWEGVERPGHFRGVATIVLKLLNLVEPDMLYLGQKDIQQARIVQSMVRDLDLSTRVTICPTVRERDGLALSSRNVYLGPAERLRATGMIRAMREGRALARSGTHDARPILTRVRRTLRREARPDSVDYLALVDPVTLEPIPKLERGGGFLIGAIRIGKTRLIDNLFVRPPLRRAGGA
- a CDS encoding UDP-N-acetylglucosamine pyrophosphorylase, whose amino-acid sequence is MNSDLPKVLHPALGRPLLLHVLEQLDPLGPQLTVVVVGHRAPLVREALAGRQVLFAEQVPQLGTGHAVQMAWPTLESGPDTLLVLAGDMPLIRTATLRRLLERHRREGNAVTFLSGVLQDASGYGRVIRDGRGDFVKIVEERDATPEERAVSEVNSGIYSFSREPLREALGFLRADNRQQEYYLTDTLSFIRDRGGRIGVERASDSRELLGVNDPGQLAVVEEALRAWSAS
- a CDS encoding HIT domain-containing protein produces the protein MDVLWAGWRMAYIKKSGAEGASKRPCLFCAMARLRPGKRNLILARTPRVLAMLNRYPYNVGHIMVATRRHAASFSDVTDEEALELTEWLGRVEVALTREYKPHGFNVGLNLGRVAGAGVLGHLHWHVVPRWNGDTNFMPMTARTKVLPEALDRTYERVSKALAAMDRRPGKRSRR
- a CDS encoding LytR family transcriptional regulator, which encodes MSKKSRNESPVLDWVLGLLFLLIAALAMSAAVRVGPQAVVKPKQPIRIQLWNGSGRAGLAAELASYLRDGGFDVLEVANADRSDYRATLVVNRGDNPDPARVVAEYLGTSHVIQQVGSQEMIDVTVIVGRDARRWTQPH
- a CDS encoding twin-arginine translocase TatA/TatE family subunit → MFNIGPQEMFILFLIIILLFGAKRIPEIGRSIGRGIQEFKKGMRDVESEINQPDKPEPPKPHALEEPKKPS